The following are encoded together in the Drosophila takahashii strain IR98-3 E-12201 chromosome X, DtakHiC1v2, whole genome shotgun sequence genome:
- the LOC108055510 gene encoding uncharacterized protein: MYTVEQINGLLCYLLSTYLRINTAHCEFYSIWQSPLTMSEILLKNFLAAYVFTCQEVFPFTFYYSLAISVLGVLHNLIEFIDLCSEKMGIHLVRMWRPRKLAIFRDIQLRRFRIVGSVFMFKAWSLLLYALVYVKPQFIRPWLMISAIAMFIDVFFLVVDVLLHRRMCSLRSLLPFSFPLINMLCVLCVKTSFERIIKEYGSQDLAW, translated from the exons ATGTACACGGTGGAGCAGATCAACGGTCTGCTGTGCTATCTCCTGAGCACCTACCTGCGGATAAACACGGCCCACTGCGAGTTCTACTCCATCTGGCAGTCGCCGCTGACGATGAGCGAGATCCTGCTGAAGAACTTCCTGGCCGCCTATGTCTTCACCTGCCAGGAGGTGTTCCCCTTCACCTTCTACTACTCGCTCGCCATCAGTGTTCTCGGAGTG CTCCACAACCTCATCGAGTTCATCGACCTGTGCTCCGAGAAGATGGGCATACATCTGGTGCGGATGTGGCGGCCACGGAAATTGGCCATTTTCAGGGACATTCAGTTGCGGCGCTTTCGAATTGTGGGAAGTGTCTTCATGTTCAAGGCGTGGTCGCTACTGTTATACGCCTTGGTATAT GTCAAGCCGCAGTTCATTCGTCCCTGGCTGATGATCTCCGCGATTGCCATGTTCATCGACGTGTTCTTCCTGGTGGTGGATGTCCTGCTGCATCGCAGGATGTGCAGCCTGCGCTCCCTGCTGCCCTTTTCCTTTCCGCTGATCAACATGTTGTGTGTCCTCTGCGTGAAGACGTCCTTCGAGCGGATAATAAAGGAGTACGGTTCGCAGGATCTTGCCTGGTGA
- the LOC108055511 gene encoding uncharacterized protein, with protein sequence MGAQLAGETRAEGGGVKGEGAEHHEATAKQAESSEKSEESQEPPKQPEQENHNQNQEHLEPQLVSMESSPQLVRHRSKNITSDIQRMPTEAIYAEFDRLLQQVAGSLKEVAEPPCTDVAARLQSCLQTHRQRSCNCFGAMEQYRNCVLRATQNRVDNLAEREPPMLPVVPPQPMPRPQVPPPNQRSNRRWWKFWTWFR encoded by the exons ATGGGCGCTCAGTTGGCCGGCGAAACGCGTGCCGAGGGGGGCGGGGTCAAGGGCGAGGGGGCAGAACATCATGAAGCCACGGCTAAGCAGGCAGAGAGTTCGGAAAAGTCGGAGGAGTCGCAAGAGCCGCCAAAACAGCCTGAACAGGAGAACCATAACCAAAACCAGGAACATCTAGAACCACAACTCGTATCCATGGAATCATCACCTCAGCTGGTGAGGCACAGATCGAAAAACATCACGTCTGATATCCAGCGAAT GCCAACGGAGGCCATCTACGCGGAGTTCGACCGGCTCTTGCAGCAGGTGGCGGGCTCCCTGAAGGAGGTGGCGGAGCCGCCCTGCACCGACGTGGCCGCCCGGCTGCAGAGCTGCCTGCAGACGCATCGCCAGCGGTCGTGCAACTGCTTCGGGGCCATGGAGCAGTACCGCAACTGCGTGCTGCGGGCCACCCAGAACCGCGTGGACAACCTGGCCGAGCGGGAGCCGCCGATGCTGCCGGTGGTGCCGCCCCAGccgatgccacgcccccaagtGCCGCCGCCCAACCAGCGATCGAATCGCAGGTGGTGGAAGTTCTGGACCTGGTTCCGCTAG